Below is a genomic region from Candidatus Poribacteria bacterium.
CATGCTTTTCTGGATACGCTTTAGATAAACAACAAAGGGCGGAAGTGGCGTAAGTCTTGCTAAAAAGGGAATTCAATATGTTAGGGACATTGATTCAAAAAGAGATGATGCATCATATTCTGAGCGTCCGGTTTGTCATGCTCCTTTTGATGTGTCTATTGCTTGTTCCGTTGACCCTCTCTATCAATCATCAAAACTATCGTAAAAACCTTTTGGATTACCAAGAATCCGTTAAACTGTCAAACATCGAAGAAAAGATCATAAACCCGAGTATGGAACTCGAACCGGAGCTGGAGGTATCTAAACTCTTCCTCAAGCCGACACCCTTGAGCGTTTTCGCAAATGGATTGGGTGACGCACTGCCAAGTTATCTTGGGATGACGCGTAATGGGATTACCCAAGGTCCACCGGCAACCGTTTCCGACTCTATTGCCCACCTTTTAGGGCATCTCGATTTTCTGTTTGTCGTCGGCACCGTCTTCAGTTTGCTCGCACTGTTGTTTACCTTCGATGCAGTTGCGGGGGAAAGAGAAGCAGGCACGTTGCGGATTAATTTAGCGAACGCCCTGCCACGCGACCTCTTTTTATGGAGCAAACTCATTGGCGGATACATCGTGTTCGTGGTGCCGTTTTTGGTGGCGTTTCTCTTCGGTTTACTCGTCATCGTCTGGCAAGGGTTTCCGCTGGGGGAGCCAGAGGTTTTCCCACGCGTCATGAGTCTGATGCTCGCCGCGCTGCTCTACATCGGTGTATTTTTCGCCATTGGTACAGTGATTTCCACCTATTTAGATAGTGCCAAAACAGCACTCATCGTCGCCTTCACTGTCTGGGTATTCGCTGTGCTGATTGTGCCACGCATCGGGTTTGTCGCGGCGAAATTAATCGTACCCACAAAAACCGCGCAGAGCGTTTATCTCGAAAAGACCGCACTCCGCGAGAATTTCA
It encodes:
- a CDS encoding ABC transporter permease subunit, giving the protein MLGTLIQKEMMHHILSVRFVMLLLMCLLLVPLTLSINHQNYRKNLLDYQESVKLSNIEEKIINPSMELEPELEVSKLFLKPTPLSVFANGLGDALPSYLGMTRNGITQGPPATVSDSIAHLLGHLDFLFVVGTVFSLLALLFTFDAVAGEREAGTLRINLANALPRDLFLWSKLIGGYIVFVVPFLVAFLFGLLVIVWQGFPLGEPEVFPRVMSLMLAALLYIGVFFAIGTVISTYLDSAKTALIVAFTVWVFAVLIVPRIGFVAAKLIVPTKTAQSVYLEKTALRENFNAELEQRKKEMHQEFWKDRPKASHEQMYAVGQEFDKLVQPLEGAYQQKFADRTDQIDRNYRREKARQEAVGETLSRITPTSSLIYLTTNLTQTGKLKKHNYFEAADRYYGALHADLFSKIVDHASVRSYHPDDLYTLAQPPPIAVPSLDETLRHSLVDVLFLCFFAVMLTTVAFLKFFRSDI